A portion of the Blastochloris tepida genome contains these proteins:
- a CDS encoding YpsA SLOG family protein, producing the protein MSHLRPIVRSGGQTGVDRAALDAALACGLTYEGWCPRGGWAEDLPAPPGLLALYPRLKETPGDDPDQRTEWNVRDSDLTFLLVPGAACASPGTELTASFARALKKPLFGFAVDSDTSVKAMAAVCKTMRGHVRLNIAGPRESEHPGIYRTTRDLLARLFLILA; encoded by the coding sequence ATGTCCCATCTTCGTCCGATCGTCCGCTCCGGTGGCCAGACCGGGGTCGACCGCGCCGCGCTCGATGCCGCGCTGGCATGCGGCCTCACCTATGAGGGCTGGTGCCCGCGCGGCGGCTGGGCCGAGGATCTGCCGGCGCCGCCGGGCCTGCTCGCGCTCTACCCGCGCCTCAAGGAGACGCCGGGCGACGACCCCGACCAGCGCACCGAGTGGAACGTGCGCGACAGCGACCTCACCTTCCTGCTGGTGCCGGGGGCAGCGTGCGCCTCGCCGGGCACCGAGCTGACGGCGAGCTTCGCGCGCGCCCTCAAGAAGCCGCTGTTCGGCTTCGCGGTGGACAGCGACACCTCGGTCAAGGCCATGGCGGCGGTGTGCAAGACCATGCGCGGCCACGTCCGCCTGAACATCGCCGGCCCGCGCGAGAGCGAGCACCCGGGCATCTACCGCACCACCCGCGACCTGCTCGCCCGGCTGTTCCTCATCCTGGCGTGA